TGATCCGGTTCAGGGATTAAAAGAATTAAAGAGAGTGTTAAAGCCTGGTGGCAAAGTGTTGATGCTTGAACACATGCGTAGTGAACATGTTGTTCTTGGCAAGCTGATGGATATTATAAATCCCATTACTGTCGGGATGTGGGGCGCTAATATTAATCGAAAAACAATGGAGAACATACAAGCTGCTGGCCTGAAGGTAAAGCAGGAAAAACAGCTGATGGGAAGTATCGTTCGAGAACTTACATTACAATGAAATAAAAAAAGTGAAAAGGATGAGGGACAATGCCCATTAAAAGACTGTTTCAGAAAAAAGATCAGGCAGCATTGTTTTGGCAATGGTTTAAGGAAGTACAACAGGACTATTACCAGTTGTCTGAAGAAAATTATGAGCCATTGTTTAACCAGCTTGAGAAAAAATTGCGAAAGGTGCACAAGGATCTTGCATTTGAATTTAGTGCGGATCTGATAAACGGAAAAAGGGAATTTATCATCAGTGCAGACGGTGTGGAAGAATTATTTCCCGTTGTCAGAGAATTAGTGGATCAAGCCCCAAGCCTGAATGGTTTCGACATCATCGCTTTTCGCCAGCCGTCTGAGGAGGGCTGCCATATTTCGATTGACGGGCTGACACTGACCGATGAAGATGTATATTTCGATTATCTGTATGACCCAGAAGCAGAATTGGTAGATCTCAGGTTTTTCATCAAAGGGTTTGATGCAGAAAATATGGCGTACGATCAGGCAGTTTTTATTATGATGGATACTGTGCTTGGTGAGTATGATGCCGCTACGAAAGTAGGCAGTATTGAAATGCGAAAGCTGCATGAAAAAGAAGGTCTTTATTCGATTAGCGAACTGCGAAAACAGGTTATACGATAAACCTTCTCCGTTATGAGCAAGATTTAAAAACCTCACTCTTTTTAATAAAGCTAACACGTCAATTTCTTATTTTGTATAATTTTCCATTTGGAGGTCTGCAAGGCAAAATAACTGAAAAAAGCCAAAATCCGTTTTTGATTTTGGCTTCTGGATTTTCTTTTTGTAACATACCTGTGATCAATTTCTAACGGTTTTAAATCAGCATAAATCCCCACCTAGTTATTGTGTAAATAGGAGGGTCTTCTGGCCAATAATACGAGGAAATATCTATTGTTATGAGCAGATGGTTTAGATAAAGTGAAAATATGGGTAAATTTACTAACAAATGTTGATACGCACCGCAAAGGTTTTGATTGAGTGCCTTAGAAAGAAATGAAAAGTACCATTCAATCCAAACTGAAGGTGTCCTATCTGAAAGGAGAATAGCATGTATTCGATAGGTGAATTTTCCAAGTTATGTGGTACCTCTGTTAAAACATTGTATTACTATAGTGATATTGGCCTGCTAAAGCCGTCTTACATTGATCCTTCAACAAATTATCGATATTATGGCCGTGAGAAAATTCAAGTTATCAATAAAATTAATATTTTAAAAAGCTGTGATATGTCTTTAACAGCCATTAAGGAGTTAATTGAGAACGGAAATCTCAGTAAACGAAAAACATTACTGAAAAGTAAAATGATAGAGGTGGAGGATTTAAAAAAGCATATTGCCCGTCGAATACAGGAGATGGACAAACTTAAACAGCAAATGGAATTGAAGCGCACCCCAAAAGTTAAGCGCAATTAACCGTTGGGGTGCATTTTTAAGTTGTGCATTGTAAGTAAAATAAGCTTCTAAAATACGTCAGTCTATAGCTGGCTTATCCATTAATCCGAATCTTCTTCTTTAAAATTGATTTTGTAGCCAATCGCGTTCATCGGACCTTTCGTAATGACTTCTGCCAAATGCTCTGCCATATACTCCGGAGAATACCGGGTATCTTCACTCAGCCACCACTTTACGACCCCGATATAAGCAGAGGAGATGAAATTTAAAATGAAATCTGCAGGAATGTTCAGGTTGTTTAAATCTCCAACAATGACTTTAAAATTCTCTTTAAATTTCTCAAACAAAAACTTTTCAATCTTATTAGTAAAGCCCGCAATTCCATTTGGTCCAAGCATGACTTCATAAAAAAAACGATTTTCTTCGATATTTTCAAAAACTCTTCGTAAGGTGATTTTAAAACGCTTCACATTCACTTCTCCGTTTTGAAGATGAAAAGAAATGTTCATCACCTCCATCAGTTCTTTTAGATAAGTATGGCTAATTTGTTCAAGCAGGTCATATTTATCTTCGTAGTGCAGATAAAAAGTAGCTCTGTTGATCATCGCTTCTTCGGCAATATCCTGAATAGTGACTGCTTCAAAGCCTTTCTTTTGAATGAGAGAGAGGAACGCTTCCTTGATTGCTTTTTGTGTTTTTAAAACCCGCAGGTCTGTTTTTTTAGCCATGTTTCCACTTCCTTAAAATATGTGATAAAATACGCGACACTTTCCGGGTTGCTGTTGCTTAATAAACAAACCAGCAACAATTGCGCATTGATTGAAAAGAAAATTTTTCTATAATGGCATTATAAACAACGCATTGTTGATTAAACAACAATGCGTTATAAAGGGAGAGTGAGCGTATCGTGTTCTTTTTTAAAAACAAAGTCGTGTGGATCGGCTTAGGAATTATTATGCTGGCAGCCGGTATTTTCACATTTGCTTTTATGGGTTCAACGGTTAATCCAGCACCAAAGGAACTACCATTAGCCATTGTAGTAGAAGATGAAGGAGCCAAGCTGCCGAATGAAGAGCTGCTGAATATAAGCCAGACATTGGTAGAGGAAATACAAAAAAGAGATGACGCAAGTGTAGATTGGCAAGTGCTTCCTACAAAAGCGGAAGCAGTCGAGGCGATGAATGATAAAGAATTGTACGCAGCCATCATATTGCCAGAGGATTTGTCTCAAAATGTTTTTTCGCTGTTAACGAAAAGCCCTGCAGAGCCGAGTGCAGCTATTCTGGTGAATGAAGGAATGAACCAAGCGGGAGCAAACGTGGCGGCCCAAATTTCTAATGGAATGTTAGCAGGTCTCAATCAGCAAATCGAGCAGCAGTTATTTACACAGCTGGAAGAGAGAAAGATGCCGCTCTCGGTCGACACAGCCAAACTTCTATCCAGTCCGGTAGCTATTCAGATAGAAAAAATCAATCCAGTTGCCGCAAACAACGCAAACGGTAATACACCAGCTTTATTCACTCAATTGCTTTGGATCACTACTTTTATCAGTTCCATGATTCTGTTTACTGCTCTTCGAAAATCAACGCAGGGCAATTGGACATTCAAAAGCTTTTTGGGCCAGCTGCTGGCAGGTATTTTGTACGTAGCATTCATCAGCAGTGTAGTTCTTGTTTTAGCCGTCCACGTACTAGAGATTGGGATATCAAGCGAGAGCAGCTTATTTTTCATGATGTTTTTCATCGGCCTCTGCTTTTTCTTCCTGCAGAGTGCATGCTTAAACTGGATTGGTTATCCTGCAGCACCGCTGTTTATCCTGTTATTGTTTTTTTCAATGCCAATCCTGACGATGGCGCCGGAAATGCTGCCAAACATCACCAGAGATTACCTTTACTCCTGGGTTCCGTTTCGCTTCAGCGTAGAAAGCTTCAAGGATATCTTGTTTTTCGGCAAAGAAACATTTGAAAATGGCATCGGTACGATTGGAGTCATCGGGCTTGTTTCTTTGCTGCTGATGGGGCTGTCTGTTCTAAAGCCAGGCAAAAAATCTAAGGAAAACCTCAAAGACCGTAACCAAACAGCAACAAATTTTTAATTTATTAAAAGAATAGATTTGTTATCATTCCACCAAGAGGCTGATAAGCTCTGGTGGAATTTTTGCTTTGAAAACATTCTCATACTCGATTGAATATTCACGTTTATCCAAAATTTGATTATAATAGAAGTAGTTAAACATTCAAATGATTATTTGAATGTTTAACTTGAAGAAATGATGAAGGTGCATAAAAGAAAAGGAGCCGGTTGCATGTATAAAACAGTCATTATAGGGGCCGGACAGGCAGGACTCGCAATGGCGTATCACTTAAAGAGCCTCGATCAGCCCTTTATCCTTTTAGATCGAAGTGAGGATATTGGAGACGTGTGGAAAAACAGATATGATTCGTTAACATTATTCACTCCAAGAATGTACAGCGCCCTGCCTGGACTTCCGCTGGAGGGCGATCCACACGGCTTTCCCGCAAAGAATGAAATGGCTTTTTACTTGAAACGTTATGCGGAACAATTCCGTTTTCCAGTTCAGCTGCAGGCAGAAGTGGAGGGTGTATGGAAGGAACGGGATCGCTTTTGTGTCCAAACAAATAGCCAGACGTATGAAGCAAGCAGTCTTATCATTGCTTCTGGTCCTTTCCAGACACCTTTCATTCCGAATTTTGCCCAAAAGCTTTCACCAGATGTTCTCCAGATACATTCTTCTCAGTACAAGAATCCGGCTGGTTTGCCTGAGGGAAATGTGCTGGTAGTAGGCGGCGGCAACAGCGGGGCTCAAATTGCAGTGGAGCTGTCAAAGACAAGAAAAACATACTTATCCGTCAGCCAAAAGTTACGATTTTTACCGCTGAAAATAGGAAAGAGGAGTATTTTTTGGTGGCTTGATAAAACAGGAATTTTAAATGCTCCAAGTGATTCATGGGTGGCAAGAAAGATACGCAGCAGCGGCGATCCTATTTTTGGCTCAGAATTAAAGCATGCATTGATAAGCGGAGCAGTGATGCAAAAGAGCAGAACGGTCGGGGCGAGGGGAGCGGCTATGCAGTTTCAGGATGGTTCTACGATTGAGGTACAAAATGTTATCTGGTCCACAGGATTTGTTTCGGATTATGCGTGGCTGAAAGTAAAAGGTGTACTCGATAACAAAGGACACCCTGTTCATCAAAGAGGCGTTACACCAGTGAAGGGGTTATACTTTTTAGGCCTGCCCTGGCAGCACCGGCGCGGTTCGGCTCTTCTTCAAGGCGTAGGAGAAGATGCCAGGTATATAGCTGAACATATCCAGGAATATAATAAAATGGTAATTCCTTAATAAAAGAAGATGATCGTTCTTTCATTCTAAAAACGATTGCCTGCCGTGTAATGGTATAAATGAATCTGCTTAAAAAGGGAGAAATTCAGCTGCAGCAAGACCATGGGAGAAGGGTATTTCATATACTAGATAATAATAGATCAGCTGGTTTGTATTTGAAAGAAAACCAGTAAGCTCTACTATGTAGAGGGAAGGCTTTTAATCATAAGGGGTGAAAAAACATGGGGCATTCACATGATCACGGACATCATCACGGGCATCATCATGGAGGCAGCAATAAAACGGCCCTAAAATGGTCGTTCCTCTTAATTACTTCTTATATGATCATAGAGGTAATAGGCGGATTTTTAACGAACAGCCTGGCACTGTTGTCGGATGCCGGACATATGCTGAGTGATGCAGCGGCACTGGGCCTAAGCTATGCAGCGATGACGCTCGGGCAAAAAGCAGCATCAAGCCGAAAAACGTTTGGTTATAAACGCTTTGAAATACTGGCGGCTTTCTTAAATGGTCTTACGCTTATGGTGATTTCTCTTTATATTTTCTTTGAAGCGTATGAGCGTATCACGAATCCACCGGAAGTCATGAGTTCTGGAATGCTCATCATTTCAACACTTGGATTAATCGTGAACATTGCAGCGGCATTTATTTTGATGAAAGGTGATAAAGAGGAAAACTTAAATGTTCGAAGTGCTTTTTTGCACGTTTTAGGCGATATGCTCGGTTCTTTTGGAGCGATTGTAGCTGCCCTGATGATCATGTTTTTTGGCTGGAATCTGGCTGACCCGATTGCCAGTATGATCGTGGCAGTTTTAATTGTAGTGAGTGGGTACCGGGTTACACGGGATTCCGTTCATATTTTAATGGAAGGAATACCATTGAATATAGATATTCATCAAGTTAAAGAAAAGCTTCTTTCGCTGAGTGAAGTAAAAGGAGTCCATGATCTGCATGTCTGGTCTATCACGTCTGACTTTCCGGCGCTCAGCTGCCACTTGGTTGTAAGCCAGGATGGAGATGAACAGGATGTTTTGTTTAAAGCGAAAAAGCTGCTTCATGACGAATTTGAATTACACCATGTAACCATTCAAATTGATAAGGAAGGCATCATGAAGTGTTCAGCAGACGGCCACTGTAATTAAGAAACGACACGGTAGAATACTAAAATGTAGCCAAATAACAAAAGAAGACAGTCTCTATGAATTGCCCCCCCCAATTGTTTGATACGGACAACAATGGGGGGCAATTTTTATGACAAATGATAAACTTCATTCTAAAATAAGTAATAAATAGCTGGCTGTTCGATAAAGAGCGTACATCCTCCTTGTTACAAATAGTGTGGACGGTTATCGCTTGAGTAAACAATTTTAGGATTTACTAAATAAGCGTTTTTTATTTGGATAATAATAAGAATATAAGTAAATTATTTAGTTAACGTAACTTAAAAAAGAGTAAAATAGGGGTAAATAGTCAAAAGTTTTTCAAAACACGCTTGATTGAAAGCGGTTTTATTGTTATCATCTAGTTAACGGTTTTAGTTAACGTAACTAAAAAGGAGGGAAGTAAATGGCAACGATTAAAGAGATTGCTGAAAAAGCAAGTGTTTCAACAGCAACTGTTTCACGCCTGTTAAATAACGATCCCACTCTTTCCATTGCTGAAGAAACGAAAAAGCGGGTTTTGGAAGTGGCAGCCGAGCTTCAATATAAACCAGTAAGAAAAAAGAATACCCAGTCTCAAAACAGAACAGCTTCAGAAGAATTTAATATTGGTGTCATTTTATCTAC
The genomic region above belongs to Domibacillus sp. DTU_2020_1001157_1_SI_ALB_TIR_016 and contains:
- a CDS encoding MerR family transcriptional regulator translates to MYSIGEFSKLCGTSVKTLYYYSDIGLLKPSYIDPSTNYRYYGREKIQVINKINILKSCDMSLTAIKELIENGNLSKRKTLLKSKMIEVEDLKKHIARRIQEMDKLKQQMELKRTPKVKRN
- a CDS encoding TetR/AcrR family transcriptional regulator, giving the protein MAKKTDLRVLKTQKAIKEAFLSLIQKKGFEAVTIQDIAEEAMINRATFYLHYEDKYDLLEQISHTYLKELMEVMNISFHLQNGEVNVKRFKITLRRVFENIEENRFFYEVMLGPNGIAGFTNKIEKFLFEKFKENFKVIVGDLNNLNIPADFILNFISSAYIGVVKWWLSEDTRYSPEYMAEHLAEVITKGPMNAIGYKINFKEEDSD
- a CDS encoding YhgE/Pip domain-containing protein — protein: MFFFKNKVVWIGLGIIMLAAGIFTFAFMGSTVNPAPKELPLAIVVEDEGAKLPNEELLNISQTLVEEIQKRDDASVDWQVLPTKAEAVEAMNDKELYAAIILPEDLSQNVFSLLTKSPAEPSAAILVNEGMNQAGANVAAQISNGMLAGLNQQIEQQLFTQLEERKMPLSVDTAKLLSSPVAIQIEKINPVAANNANGNTPALFTQLLWITTFISSMILFTALRKSTQGNWTFKSFLGQLLAGILYVAFISSVVLVLAVHVLEIGISSESSLFFMMFFIGLCFFFLQSACLNWIGYPAAPLFILLLFFSMPILTMAPEMLPNITRDYLYSWVPFRFSVESFKDILFFGKETFENGIGTIGVIGLVSLLLMGLSVLKPGKKSKENLKDRNQTATNF
- a CDS encoding NAD(P)/FAD-dependent oxidoreductase, producing MYKTVIIGAGQAGLAMAYHLKSLDQPFILLDRSEDIGDVWKNRYDSLTLFTPRMYSALPGLPLEGDPHGFPAKNEMAFYLKRYAEQFRFPVQLQAEVEGVWKERDRFCVQTNSQTYEASSLIIASGPFQTPFIPNFAQKLSPDVLQIHSSQYKNPAGLPEGNVLVVGGGNSGAQIAVELSKTRKTYLSVSQKLRFLPLKIGKRSIFWWLDKTGILNAPSDSWVARKIRSSGDPIFGSELKHALISGAVMQKSRTVGARGAAMQFQDGSTIEVQNVIWSTGFVSDYAWLKVKGVLDNKGHPVHQRGVTPVKGLYFLGLPWQHRRGSALLQGVGEDARYIAEHIQEYNKMVIP
- a CDS encoding cation diffusion facilitator family transporter, which gives rise to MGHSHDHGHHHGHHHGGSNKTALKWSFLLITSYMIIEVIGGFLTNSLALLSDAGHMLSDAAALGLSYAAMTLGQKAASSRKTFGYKRFEILAAFLNGLTLMVISLYIFFEAYERITNPPEVMSSGMLIISTLGLIVNIAAAFILMKGDKEENLNVRSAFLHVLGDMLGSFGAIVAALMIMFFGWNLADPIASMIVAVLIVVSGYRVTRDSVHILMEGIPLNIDIHQVKEKLLSLSEVKGVHDLHVWSITSDFPALSCHLVVSQDGDEQDVLFKAKKLLHDEFELHHVTIQIDKEGIMKCSADGHCN